The following are from one region of the Stanieria cyanosphaera PCC 7437 genome:
- a CDS encoding Mini-ribonuclease 3 produces the protein MSLPKPDRDQPELTTSASVQAEASLLFNQMTTSLVSQVESLSPIALAYIGDAVYELYVRTCYLIPPKRLADYHNQVVAQVRAESQADYLQLLQPYLTFSEQEIVRRGRNAVDKKPRRISAQIYQQATSFETLLGYLYLTNPQRLDELLAKLKINSSKLLT, from the coding sequence GTGAGTTTACCAAAACCAGATCGAGATCAACCAGAATTAACAACTTCGGCTTCTGTTCAAGCAGAAGCTAGTTTATTGTTTAATCAAATGACAACTTCTCTTGTTTCTCAAGTAGAAAGTTTGTCACCTATTGCTTTAGCCTATATTGGGGATGCAGTTTATGAACTATACGTTCGTACTTGCTACCTCATACCGCCGAAACGGCTTGCAGACTATCATAATCAAGTTGTTGCTCAAGTAAGAGCCGAAAGTCAGGCGGATTATCTCCAATTGCTTCAACCTTATCTGACTTTCTCAGAACAGGAAATTGTACGTCGTGGCAGAAATGCAGTTGACAAGAAACCACGACGTATATCTGCCCAAATATATCAACAAGCTACCAGTTTTGAAACTTTGCTGGGCTATCTCTATCTAACCAATCCTCAACGTTTAGATGAACTATTAGCCAAATTGAAGATTAATTCTTCAAAATTGCTAACTTAA
- the rlmB gene encoding 23S rRNA (guanosine(2251)-2'-O)-methyltransferase RlmB: protein MSEKPFTKRDRIPKHLNQTKSQPQERKLKPQSSRKSDQIEFSPKPEQEDSELVYGRHSVLAILKSERDIARIWVTAKLRQIPQFYSLLQEAKANGAVIDEVEMRRLDLLTQGGNHQGIAVQIAPYSYWELEDLLQHAKTTTTEPVIIIADGINDPHNLGAIIRTAEAMGVQGLVIPQRRAVGVTSTVMKVAAGALANFPVARVVNLNQALDKLKEAGFWLYGTTSESSKLLHTINFRGAIGLVVGSEGKGLSPLIQRNCDELVAIPLSGETPSLNASVAAAIAIYEICRQRFSN from the coding sequence ATGAGCGAGAAACCTTTTACTAAACGCGATAGAATTCCCAAGCATTTGAACCAAACGAAATCTCAGCCTCAAGAGCGAAAACTTAAGCCTCAATCATCTCGTAAAAGCGACCAAATTGAATTTAGCCCAAAACCAGAACAAGAAGATTCTGAGTTAGTTTATGGTCGTCATTCAGTTTTAGCAATCTTGAAAAGTGAGCGTGATATTGCTCGGATTTGGGTTACTGCTAAATTAAGACAAATTCCTCAATTTTATTCTCTTCTTCAAGAAGCTAAAGCTAATGGAGCAGTCATTGACGAAGTAGAAATGCGTCGTTTAGATTTATTAACTCAGGGAGGCAATCACCAAGGGATAGCAGTTCAAATTGCTCCTTATTCTTATTGGGAGTTAGAAGATTTACTTCAACACGCAAAAACTACCACTACAGAACCAGTAATTATTATTGCAGATGGCATAAATGATCCCCATAATTTAGGTGCAATTATTCGTACTGCTGAAGCAATGGGTGTACAAGGTTTAGTTATACCTCAAAGACGAGCGGTAGGAGTTACCTCTACAGTGATGAAGGTAGCAGCAGGTGCTTTGGCAAATTTTCCTGTTGCTAGAGTAGTCAATTTAAATCAAGCTTTAGACAAATTAAAAGAAGCGGGGTTTTGGCTTTATGGCACTACCTCTGAAAGTAGTAAACTGTTACACACAATTAATTTTCGAGGAGCGATAGGATTAGTAGTAGGTTCAGAAGGGAAAGGATTAAGTCCTTTGATTCAACGTAATTGTGATGAATTGGTAGCTATTCCTTTATCAGGAGAAACTCCTAGTCTTAATGCTTCGGTTGCAGCAGCTATTGCTATTTACGAAATTTGTCGTCAGAGATTTTCTAATTAG
- a CDS encoding DUF1816 domain-containing protein encodes MLKEILTKVLDSVGKAYWVEITTDTPACIYYFGPFLTAREAQIAQGGYVEDLKGEGAQGISLTIKRCQPSELTIFDELDEPVDFKPVPAFGKSY; translated from the coding sequence ATGCTCAAAGAAATTTTAACTAAAGTTCTCGATAGCGTAGGTAAAGCTTATTGGGTTGAAATAACCACTGATACTCCTGCTTGCATTTATTATTTTGGTCCTTTTTTGACTGCTAGGGAAGCTCAAATTGCCCAAGGTGGTTATGTAGAAGATTTAAAAGGAGAAGGCGCACAAGGAATTTCTTTGACTATCAAACGCTGTCAACCAAGTGAATTGACAATTTTTGATGAGTTGGATGAACCTGTGGATTTTAAGCCTGTTCCTGCTTTCGGTAAATCTTACTGA
- a CDS encoding alpha/beta fold hydrolase, giving the protein MKLHVEIQGTGFPILCLHGHPGSGQSMSVFTKFLSQKYQTIAPDLRGYGNSRATNKFKMEDHLDDLEELLERLKIERCLLLGWSLGGILALELALRLPQKFTGLILIASAARPRSNHPPITWQDLLYTGVAGIVNYLKPGWQWNIDTFGKHSLFRYLLAQHTAQAYQYLAKEGVPAYFKTSTAAHQSLSQAINQGYNRLQELPLLDLSCLALAGAEDRHITAISSQETANTLSCCQWRCFPNTAHLFPWEIPNLVQAEIEQWLNDYPETVMEKN; this is encoded by the coding sequence ATGAAATTACACGTTGAAATTCAAGGAACAGGATTTCCAATTCTATGTTTACATGGTCATCCTGGTTCAGGTCAAAGTATGTCGGTATTTACTAAATTTCTCTCGCAAAAATACCAAACCATTGCCCCAGATCTACGAGGATACGGAAACAGTAGAGCAACCAATAAATTTAAAATGGAAGATCATCTTGACGATCTTGAAGAGCTTTTAGAAAGGTTAAAAATTGAACGTTGTTTGCTTTTAGGCTGGTCGTTAGGAGGTATTTTAGCGTTAGAATTAGCCCTCAGATTACCACAAAAATTTACAGGATTAATTTTAATTGCTTCGGCTGCCCGCCCTCGTAGTAATCATCCTCCTATTACTTGGCAAGATTTATTGTATACAGGAGTTGCGGGGATCGTTAATTACTTAAAACCTGGATGGCAATGGAATATAGATACTTTTGGTAAACACTCTTTGTTTCGTTATCTTCTAGCTCAACACACTGCTCAAGCTTATCAATATTTAGCTAAAGAAGGTGTTCCTGCTTATTTTAAAACTTCCACTGCTGCTCATCAATCATTATCTCAAGCGATTAATCAAGGATACAATCGACTTCAAGAGCTTCCATTACTCGATCTCTCTTGTTTAGCTTTAGCTGGCGCAGAAGATCGGCATATTACCGCTATTTCTAGCCAAGAAACTGCTAACACACTAAGTTGTTGTCAATGGCGATGTTTTCCTAATACCGCTCATTTATTTCCTTGGGAAATTCCTAACTTAGTCCAAGCAGAGATCGAGCAATGGTTAAATGATTATCCCGAAACAGTTATGGAAAAAAACTAG
- a CDS encoding GspH/FimT family protein: MFTPALRDRGYSLIEILVVVIIIGILAAIAIPNFVGLYYQSQVKEGFETVKGAIKEAQRQAIRRGKRCRIQIDTTNRTIKVKTPDVYGSYEGCLLSDRSLPTGVEIKTNYTTPVITFSPRGNTNSAGTIVVYHNQNNSTKQCLAISLGLGIIRSGNYTGDVSSSVSWTNCETN; this comes from the coding sequence GTGTTTACACCTGCTTTGCGTGATCGCGGTTATAGTTTGATTGAAATTTTGGTAGTAGTAATTATAATTGGTATTTTAGCTGCGATCGCAATTCCTAATTTTGTCGGTTTATATTATCAATCTCAGGTTAAAGAAGGTTTTGAAACAGTTAAAGGTGCAATTAAAGAGGCACAAAGACAAGCTATTCGTCGAGGCAAACGTTGCCGAATTCAAATTGATACAACAAATCGTACAATCAAAGTTAAAACTCCTGATGTTTATGGTAGTTATGAAGGCTGTTTATTGAGCGATCGCTCTTTACCAACTGGAGTAGAAATTAAAACCAATTACACCACACCAGTAATTACTTTTTCGCCTCGAGGTAATACTAATAGTGCTGGTACAATTGTTGTTTATCATAATCAAAATAATTCTACTAAACAATGTTTGGCTATTTCTCTGGGACTAGGAATTATTAGAAGTGGAAATTATACAGGAGATGTCTCTAGTTCAGTTAGTTGGACTAATTGTGAAACTAATTAG
- a CDS encoding PulJ/GspJ family protein yields MHVNLPIKLKNKHKKSTGYTLPEILLGASISFVVIGAAGWGLINMLQGNKTSSAQAGSRTEVNRALEFISDEVKKAEAIETNPTTNVPAGLTIPTSGQAILALDLPNMGQANTDNRVIYYVRSKPDDKWLGPKVIYRYGPPLDNNGNYTNGTWVNQPLVDRVDDQTITPSPCTGTAISGTGFAACVNNNKKTAQVYLSGVFGDSDEQYQANTQVYARAQAENLTGASSNNSFGSLTTNPLNPGGTSKTYKVRNLASAMGCNPAGDPCNMTIKFRQTSTGNPEITTTPDTNGNLVFTTSEEFYIEVTPSTTLSDKFLPEQQNNSNPVLSNDSTRVLTLGDGSNAPSNTAWNPTANPNRYQNIGNILQTNNYIQNNKITLPKNQYIIAFEIGQTDTTHPGFDWQDQVLVVTVE; encoded by the coding sequence ATGCACGTTAACTTACCTATTAAACTAAAAAATAAACATAAAAAATCTACTGGTTATACTTTGCCAGAAATACTTCTTGGTGCATCCATTTCTTTTGTGGTTATAGGTGCTGCTGGCTGGGGTTTAATAAATATGCTACAAGGAAATAAAACCTCTTCAGCCCAGGCAGGAAGCAGAACGGAAGTTAACCGCGCTCTTGAATTCATTTCTGATGAAGTCAAAAAAGCTGAAGCAATTGAAACAAATCCAACAACAAATGTTCCTGCTGGTTTAACTATACCTACTAGTGGTCAAGCTATATTAGCATTGGATTTACCTAATATGGGACAAGCCAATACAGATAATAGAGTAATTTATTATGTCAGATCGAAACCTGATGATAAATGGCTCGGTCCTAAAGTCATCTATCGCTACGGGCCACCACTAGACAATAATGGTAATTATACTAATGGTACTTGGGTAAATCAACCTTTGGTTGATCGTGTTGACGATCAAACTATCACTCCTTCACCTTGTACGGGTACAGCTATTAGTGGTACTGGTTTTGCTGCTTGCGTTAATAATAATAAGAAAACTGCTCAGGTTTATCTTAGTGGTGTATTTGGAGACAGTGACGAACAATATCAAGCTAATACTCAAGTTTATGCTAGAGCGCAAGCAGAAAATTTAACTGGTGCAAGTTCTAACAACTCTTTTGGTTCTCTTACTACTAATCCTCTCAATCCCGGCGGTACCTCGAAAACATATAAAGTTAGAAATCTGGCAAGTGCTATGGGTTGTAATCCTGCTGGTGATCCTTGTAACATGACAATAAAATTTAGACAGACAAGCACTGGTAACCCAGAAATAACTACAACTCCAGATACAAATGGTAACTTGGTTTTTACAACTAGCGAAGAGTTTTATATAGAGGTTACTCCTTCTACAACTTTATCAGACAAATTTTTACCAGAACAACAAAATAATAGCAATCCTGTACTTTCAAATGATTCTACCAGAGTATTAACCCTAGGAGATGGTAGCAATGCTCCTTCTAATACTGCTTGGAATCCGACTGCCAATCCCAACCGATATCAAAATATTGGAAATATACTACAAACTAACAACTATATTCAAAATAACAAAATTACTTTGCCTAAAAACCAATATATTATAGCTTTTGAAATCGGGCAAACTGATACAACTCATCCTGGGTTTGACTGGCAAGATCAAGTATTGGTAGTTACTGTTGAATAA
- a CDS encoding type II secretion system protein, whose protein sequence is MQRYNVQNKEQGFTLTEMLVAIILVGILAAIMAPNFLGLLNQNRVKEAQRLVEGALKEAQRQAIRRGKNCTVTIDTTAKTFSSTNNCLLSTRTLNNQVLITANDGNTNIISFTHKGIVSPGKTIVVYNSSSNEKKCVVVSDGLGSLRTGDYTGDISTTLNANSCTTSD, encoded by the coding sequence ATGCAGCGGTACAATGTCCAAAATAAAGAACAAGGTTTTACACTGACAGAAATGCTCGTTGCAATAATTCTTGTCGGTATTTTAGCTGCAATTATGGCTCCTAATTTTTTAGGGTTACTCAATCAAAATCGAGTTAAAGAAGCTCAACGACTAGTAGAAGGAGCATTAAAAGAGGCTCAAAGACAAGCAATTAGAAGAGGAAAAAATTGTACAGTCACGATTGATACTACTGCAAAAACTTTTTCTTCTACTAATAACTGTTTACTCAGTACTCGTACTTTAAACAATCAAGTTTTAATAACAGCTAATGATGGCAATACTAATATTATTTCTTTTACCCACAAAGGTATTGTTAGTCCTGGCAAAACAATAGTAGTTTATAATTCTTCGAGTAATGAAAAAAAATGTGTCGTAGTAAGTGATGGGTTAGGTTCGCTTAGAACTGGCGATTATACAGGCGATATCAGTACGACACTTAATGCCAATTCATGCACTACATCTGACTAA
- a CDS encoding type IV pilus modification PilV family protein, which yields MLILKKSPQTTFGFLSSSFYSASFRINKTISKKKSKSEAGFSLIEVLVAMLIATFFVVGSMQALVLATMLRVKAQEQQRANQLIQEDTEQIQLTAKNLTVDYSKCSATGSADGYAKALEDSLPSVPADKKLLGDEGKTYRLTRTPTPSSSSPYKVLRIKYEVKEWNGTKLVGDAIATDYIEVIPNAAVQCPK from the coding sequence ATGTTAATACTTAAAAAATCACCTCAAACTACCTTTGGATTCTTAAGTTCTTCTTTTTATTCTGCTTCATTCAGAATCAACAAGACAATTTCTAAGAAAAAATCAAAATCAGAGGCAGGTTTTTCTCTAATCGAAGTATTAGTTGCAATGCTGATTGCTACATTTTTTGTCGTAGGATCAATGCAAGCTTTAGTATTAGCAACCATGCTGCGAGTTAAAGCACAAGAACAACAAAGAGCTAATCAATTAATCCAAGAAGATACTGAACAAATTCAATTAACAGCTAAAAATTTAACGGTTGATTATAGCAAATGTAGTGCAACTGGTTCTGCAGATGGTTATGCTAAAGCGTTGGAAGATAGTCTGCCAAGTGTCCCTGCTGATAAAAAATTATTAGGCGATGAAGGTAAAACCTATAGATTAACTCGTACACCTACTCCAAGTTCTTCTTCTCCTTATAAAGTTTTGAGAATTAAGTATGAAGTCAAGGAGTGGAATGGAACTAAATTAGTTGGAGATGCTATAGCAACAGATTATATTGAGGTAATTCCTAATGCAGCGGTACAATGTCCAAAATAA
- a CDS encoding DUF7305 domain-containing protein, whose amino-acid sequence MNLLFKTLVLRQSKHQGFVIPAVIALGLIMTLVGTISIFQSSDEQITAVSQRATSKALAAAELGVARYRELIDKYKVIAVYNACNGTWTDENCSDTAGISWKQAANIPNITASCPTDGDTTVAAMATRGWQYVDANGNNNVDFNEYQYRLISYTYTSNYSGGAYTAQPFGTLIVEGRVNQSNTSLINDALAAVTQIRVDLPIQPGIPTPNGEIVQLEGNFNRFNPALWITGTPGGTVDASVTDVSKLTVNGNIILTDANCASTNTIPTTANLQDWATNKEKSVNLTPLQPQYKPLPGVVNNISSNLDSDITLPRPGDNPETRPDGSVYYNYVINGNIDLDGEDINIVAGSKVLLYVNGNITLRGQPDPDGTGPQERNADLNVRSGNNNKSYNLEIYGTAATTSIRFEGNDPINIAALIHAPNATVTIPSGNNPTVTIKGAVWVKDWDGDFGLTTAVNISPDDPTDKALVSAQYYSYTYIKDDLVSANARVVDPIIDIPSRWETQQVN is encoded by the coding sequence ATGAATCTTTTATTCAAAACTCTTGTATTACGTCAGTCTAAACATCAGGGTTTTGTTATTCCTGCCGTCATCGCTTTGGGATTAATTATGACTTTGGTAGGGACAATTAGTATTTTCCAGTCGAGTGATGAACAAATAACTGCTGTTAGTCAAAGAGCGACATCAAAAGCCTTAGCAGCAGCAGAATTGGGCGTTGCTAGATATAGAGAGTTAATTGATAAATATAAAGTTATTGCTGTTTATAACGCTTGTAATGGCACATGGACAGATGAAAATTGCAGTGATACTGCTGGTATAAGCTGGAAACAAGCAGCTAATATTCCTAATATTACAGCTTCTTGTCCTACTGATGGAGATACAACCGTAGCAGCAATGGCTACTAGAGGTTGGCAATATGTTGATGCGAATGGAAATAACAATGTCGACTTTAATGAATATCAATATAGGTTAATTAGTTATACCTATACTAGTAACTACTCTGGAGGTGCATACACTGCTCAACCATTTGGCACATTAATAGTAGAAGGCAGAGTTAATCAAAGTAATACTAGTTTAATCAACGACGCACTAGCAGCAGTTACTCAAATTAGAGTAGATTTACCGATTCAGCCAGGAATTCCTACTCCTAATGGAGAAATAGTTCAATTAGAAGGTAATTTTAATCGCTTTAACCCCGCTTTGTGGATCACTGGCACTCCTGGTGGTACAGTAGATGCTTCAGTAACAGATGTAAGCAAGCTCACAGTTAATGGAAATATTATTTTAACTGATGCAAACTGTGCCAGCACAAACACAATCCCAACTACAGCAAATCTTCAAGATTGGGCAACTAATAAAGAAAAATCAGTAAATTTGACTCCTTTACAACCACAATATAAACCACTTCCTGGTGTTGTTAATAATATTAGTAGCAATCTTGATAGTGATATTACTTTACCTCGTCCTGGAGATAATCCAGAAACTCGGCCAGACGGTAGTGTCTACTATAATTATGTAATCAATGGCAATATCGATCTTGATGGTGAAGATATAAATATTGTTGCAGGTAGTAAGGTTTTACTATATGTTAATGGCAATATAACTCTTAGAGGACAACCTGATCCTGATGGTACAGGACCACAAGAAAGAAATGCCGATTTAAATGTTCGATCAGGAAATAATAATAAATCTTATAACTTAGAAATTTATGGCACTGCTGCTACGACTAGTATCAGATTTGAAGGTAATGATCCGATTAATATTGCAGCTTTAATTCATGCGCCTAATGCCACAGTAACGATACCAAGTGGAAACAACCCTACTGTAACTATTAAAGGTGCTGTTTGGGTCAAAGATTGGGATGGTGATTTTGGTTTGACCACTGCTGTCAATATTAGTCCAGATGACCCTACAGATAAAGCACTAGTTTCAGCACAATATTACAGCTACACCTATATTAAAGATGATTTAGTTAGTGCTAATGCCAGAGTAGTCGATCCCATAATTGATATTCCTTCGCGTTGGGAAACTCAGCAGGTAAATTAA
- the rpmB gene encoding 50S ribosomal protein L28, translating to MSRRCQLTDKKANNAFAVSHSHRRTKRLQHANLQTKRVWWPEGNRWVKLRMSTKAIKTLEKKGIDAMAKEAGINLNKF from the coding sequence GTGTCTCGCAGATGTCAATTAACAGATAAAAAAGCCAACAATGCTTTTGCTGTATCTCACTCTCATCGTCGTACTAAAAGATTACAGCACGCTAATCTACAAACCAAAAGAGTATGGTGGCCAGAAGGTAATCGTTGGGTGAAATTACGTATGTCTACCAAGGCAATCAAAACCCTTGAGAAAAAAGGCATCGATGCAATGGCAAAAGAAGCAGGCATTAATCTTAATAAATTTTAA
- a CDS encoding DNA phosphorothioation-associated protein 4 yields MALPRIKIAKDKAELIQKLIDHKSGTGPFQTYADVVAFAASLGFKYQKRVPLQEISNSEPAPISLEVFISRGYDWAIKLIAISETQQLQTLANCDRDIEAERIQIFEEYANGGLEKLKDELRGAVDYTERLLLILSAERFQEELIEEEFDLSRFL; encoded by the coding sequence ATGGCTCTCCCTAGAATTAAAATTGCTAAAGACAAAGCAGAATTAATTCAAAAACTTATAGATCATAAAAGCGGAACTGGTCCTTTTCAAACTTATGCAGATGTTGTTGCTTTTGCTGCTAGTTTAGGATTCAAATATCAAAAGCGAGTACCATTACAAGAAATCTCTAATAGTGAACCAGCACCTATTAGTTTAGAAGTATTTATTTCTCGTGGTTATGATTGGGCAATCAAATTAATTGCTATTTCTGAAACTCAACAACTACAAACCTTAGCTAATTGCGATCGTGATATAGAAGCAGAAAGAATTCAAATTTTTGAAGAATATGCTAACGGTGGTTTGGAAAAATTAAAAGACGAATTGCGTGGAGCAGTAGATTATACAGAAAGATTATTATTAATTTTAAGTGCTGAAAGATTTCAAGAAGAATTAATTGAAGAAGAATTCGATTTAAGTAGATTTTTATAA
- a CDS encoding tetratricopeptide repeat protein, which yields MTTASFAENESRQQTEGIQIDCQYNSDILLIACGGISQGMGILPYEFSRITSDFKVKKIFLKDCLQNWYQNGIKLVGNNIDQIVDYLKSFIQKQDIQKVVVTGNSAGGYAAILFGYLLEADTAIAFSPQTFIDPKNRSIFGDHRWQSQLNKLYQSFNPETSNQYFDLLKLWQNKNTIKTQFYIYFCRENHLDTVHAARLQGCHNVTLQAYDGNEHNIVKTLRNIGILKPLLLTQLYPESAQLYYEQGLAYTKRNYLDKAIYSYLRAIEIEPNYLESYHRLGQLYLQQKKWEQAIAIYQQAIDFSTDNAFFFEQLGQIYLQQKSWSLAQQNYQKALEIDPQCTWLGYEQNRSYKIGQFYNHLGTSFEKQKKWNKAIEFYLQAIAIQPSIKSIYTKIRNIQKINPNQINQIINCYQQAQQKENIFPSEYYITIGDLLTRQEKFDEAAHYYRHACYTITSQSRPNFVEKHWSFQQSQGPNFLIIGAAKAGTTSLYHYLSQHPQILPAVKKEVGYFNRSDNLQPNLNWYLSHFPTIPEETNFITGEATPSYLISDVQEQVFALFPQIKLILVLRNPVERAISHYYHRLKHGWESNSLEIAINSELAMLKQLEHQEQIEQFCREKNSVYLLGGLYVHTIKRWLKIFAKEQLLILTNEQLLSEPEQTMKQIYIFLNLADNHNLQFKKHNVGSYNHQDEQLRENLSQFFISHNTQLEEYLGMKFNWV from the coding sequence ATGACTACTGCAAGTTTTGCCGAAAACGAATCAAGACAACAAACAGAGGGTATCCAAATAGATTGTCAGTATAATAGTGATATTTTATTGATAGCTTGTGGTGGTATTTCTCAAGGAATGGGAATTCTTCCTTACGAATTTTCTAGAATTACTTCAGATTTTAAAGTCAAAAAAATATTTTTAAAAGATTGTTTGCAAAATTGGTATCAAAACGGCATCAAATTAGTAGGCAATAATATCGATCAAATTGTTGATTATCTAAAATCTTTTATTCAAAAACAAGACATTCAAAAAGTAGTAGTTACTGGTAACTCTGCAGGAGGATATGCAGCAATTTTATTTGGCTATTTATTAGAAGCAGATACTGCGATCGCTTTTTCTCCCCAAACTTTTATTGATCCTAAAAATCGCTCTATTTTTGGTGATCATCGTTGGCAATCTCAGTTAAATAAATTATATCAATCTTTTAATCCTGAAACTTCCAATCAATATTTTGATTTACTGAAGCTTTGGCAAAATAAAAATACAATTAAAACTCAATTTTATATTTATTTTTGTCGAGAAAACCATCTAGACACAGTTCATGCAGCCCGTCTTCAAGGATGCCACAATGTAACACTTCAAGCCTATGATGGTAACGAGCATAATATAGTTAAAACTCTCAGAAATATTGGTATCCTCAAACCTCTTCTTCTAACACAATTATATCCAGAGTCAGCCCAATTATATTACGAACAAGGATTAGCTTATACCAAACGAAATTATCTAGACAAAGCAATTTATTCCTATCTTCGCGCTATTGAAATTGAACCTAATTATCTGGAATCTTATCATCGATTAGGACAACTTTATCTTCAACAAAAAAAATGGGAACAAGCCATAGCTATTTATCAACAAGCTATTGATTTTAGTACAGATAATGCTTTCTTTTTTGAACAATTAGGACAAATTTATCTTCAGCAAAAAAGTTGGTCTTTAGCTCAGCAGAATTACCAAAAAGCTTTGGAAATTGATCCACAATGTACTTGGCTAGGCTATGAACAAAATAGAAGTTATAAAATTGGTCAATTTTATAATCACTTAGGTACAAGTTTTGAAAAACAAAAAAAATGGAATAAAGCAATTGAATTTTACTTACAGGCAATTGCAATCCAACCAAGCATTAAATCTATTTATACTAAAATTAGAAATATTCAAAAAATTAATCCCAATCAAATAAATCAAATTATTAATTGTTACCAACAAGCACAACAAAAAGAAAACATTTTTCCTTCAGAATATTATATTACGATAGGAGATTTACTAACTAGACAAGAAAAGTTTGATGAGGCAGCCCATTATTATCGTCATGCTTGTTATACTATAACCAGTCAAAGTCGACCAAATTTTGTTGAGAAACATTGGAGTTTTCAACAGTCTCAAGGACCTAATTTTTTAATTATTGGAGCAGCAAAAGCTGGCACAACTTCTCTTTATCATTATTTATCGCAACATCCTCAAATTTTACCAGCCGTAAAGAAAGAAGTAGGATATTTTAATCGCAGCGATAATTTACAACCAAATCTCAATTGGTATTTATCTCATTTTCCTACAATTCCTGAAGAAACAAATTTTATTACAGGAGAAGCTACCCCTTCTTATTTAATTAGTGATGTTCAAGAACAAGTTTTTGCTTTATTTCCTCAGATTAAGTTAATTCTTGTTTTAAGAAATCCTGTAGAAAGAGCTATTTCTCACTATTATCATCGTCTTAAACATGGTTGGGAAAGCAATTCTTTAGAAATAGCAATTAATTCTGAATTGGCAATGCTTAAACAATTAGAGCATCAAGAACAAATTGAACAGTTCTGTCGAGAAAAAAATTCAGTTTATTTATTAGGTGGTTTATATGTTCATACTATTAAAAGATGGTTAAAAATATTTGCTAAAGAACAACTTTTAATTTTAACTAATGAACAGTTATTGTCAGAACCAGAACAAACTATGAAACAAATTTACATTTTTCTCAATTTAGCTGATAATCATAATTTACAATTTAAAAAACATAATGTTGGCTCTTACAATCATCAAGATGAGCAGCTTCGAGAAAATTTAAGTCAATTTTTTATCAGTCATAATACTCAGTTAGAAGAATACCTAGGCATGAAATTCAATTGGGTATAA